From a region of the Butyrivibrio sp. AE3004 genome:
- a CDS encoding LicD family protein, protein MGYELKHVQNRLVEMAIIIEDIFNRNNVPHSIINGTLLGAVRHGGFIPWDDDFDFCVFNEYYDVALTCLRRELPDWLFLEDEKSEPRYFHAWAHVKDLKTIARCDHYIQDNYYSHHGLSIDLYRLEKVVLGEQYCRKEDEFFKYIVRRQALGLLDYKEMQKKLEQLKWCTQMFFEFDLMKESLSSINRAVYADLYITNRCFEIDDLFPLKKIKFENTEFFGPNDPDAVLTKSFGEYMTLPPEEERILHYSNVEFLE, encoded by the coding sequence ATGGGATATGAATTAAAGCATGTACAAAATCGTCTTGTGGAGATGGCAATTATAATTGAGGATATTTTTAATAGAAATAATGTTCCTCATAGTATTATAAATGGCACGCTTTTAGGTGCAGTTAGACATGGGGGATTTATTCCGTGGGATGATGATTTCGATTTTTGCGTTTTTAATGAGTACTATGATGTTGCGTTAACATGTCTTAGAAGGGAACTTCCGGATTGGTTATTTTTAGAGGATGAAAAATCGGAACCAAGGTATTTTCATGCATGGGCGCATGTGAAGGATTTAAAAACTATAGCGCGGTGTGATCATTATATTCAGGATAACTATTATTCTCACCATGGGTTATCAATAGATTTATATAGATTGGAGAAAGTTGTTTTAGGGGAGCAATACTGCAGGAAGGAAGATGAATTTTTTAAATACATAGTAAGGAGGCAGGCTTTAGGATTATTGGATTATAAGGAAATGCAAAAAAAATTGGAACAACTCAAATGGTGCACCCAAATGTTTTTTGAATTTGATTTAATGAAAGAAAGTCTTAGTTCAATAAACAGGGCGGTATATGCAGATTTATATATAACTAATAGATGTTTTGAGATAGATGATTTATTTCCGTTGAAGAAAATTAAGTTTGAAAATACTGAGTTTTTTGGACCTAATGATCCAGATGCAGTACTAACTAAAAGCTTTGGGGAATATATGACTTTGCCTCCGGAAGAGGAGAGGATACTTCATTATTCCAATGTTGAGTTTTTGGAGTGA
- a CDS encoding ribulose-phosphate 3-epimerase: protein MMIELMASMMCADYRNLEKEVRDLDEGGIDSFHIDIMDGRYVWNYAMSLNDLRCIRGLTNKPLDVHLMVEHPLNTIDLFINSLRPGDTIYIHPEAEYHPSTTLQKIIDAGIIPGIAINPGTSVGTVQMLLRIVKKVLVMSVNPGNAGQMFLPYVNEKYEKLLLFKKEMDFEIYWDGACGMDKIREYAPLGVKGFVLGTTLLFGKNRPYREILNEIRMDDALQ, encoded by the coding sequence ATAATGATTGAACTAATGGCATCTATGATGTGCGCAGACTATCGGAATCTTGAGAAGGAAGTCCGTGATCTTGATGAGGGAGGAATTGATTCTTTCCACATTGATATCATGGATGGTAGATATGTATGGAATTATGCAATGTCGCTAAATGATTTGAGATGTATCAGAGGACTGACTAATAAACCCTTGGATGTACACTTAATGGTAGAGCATCCGCTTAATACGATTGATTTATTTATTAATTCTTTAAGACCTGGTGATACGATATATATTCATCCTGAAGCAGAGTATCATCCTTCTACGACACTACAAAAAATAATTGATGCAGGGATTATTCCCGGTATAGCAATCAATCCGGGAACTAGTGTGGGAACGGTACAGATGTTGCTTCGGATTGTAAAAAAAGTTTTAGTAATGTCTGTAAATCCAGGGAATGCAGGCCAGATGTTCCTGCCTTATGTGAACGAAAAATATGAAAAATTGTTGCTCTTTAAGAAGGAGATGGATTTCGAAATTTATTGGGATGGTGCTTGTGGGATGGATAAAATAAGGGAATATGCGCCACTTGGAGTGAAGGGGTTTGTACTAGGCACTACGCTTTTATTTGGGAAAAATCGTCCATATAGAGAAATACTTAATGAGATTAGAATGGATGATGCACTGCAATAA
- a CDS encoding polysaccharide pyruvyl transferase family protein — protein sequence MSKKGKAAILTWCYNNGKTNYGQILQCYAMQEIVKKCGYEPIVIRYRKPTPDENVLFRNSSERLQYERDYRIRVIEGGESTRISRFMEFIRSNIKLSDQCYTTSEIADVTKNCELLVCGSDQIWNPLWFDEVYCLNFARLDQRKIAYAPSGVFDETRSESIDVYRRIGALIRDFDFVAVRESKSASILQRFSSKKIGVAIDPTMLLTADEWNNVAGKRICEEKYVFCYSLGRMRPHKLLMHYLMKKYHAEKILFITSGHYDEEDELETEGVFHTVDDAGPGEFISLIRGAEAVCTDSFHGIALSIIYEKQFYMIKRKDPDIELWGSAERQRNLLQKVGINDDRTIRSIKEIDEMADIKYDEVAAYRNEPSILLI from the coding sequence ATGAGCAAAAAAGGAAAAGCAGCCATACTAACATGGTGTTATAACAATGGTAAAACTAATTATGGTCAGATTCTTCAATGCTATGCTATGCAGGAGATAGTAAAAAAATGTGGCTATGAACCAATTGTAATTCGATATAGGAAACCTACCCCTGATGAGAATGTGCTATTTAGAAATTCTTCTGAAAGACTACAATATGAACGTGATTACAGGATTCGTGTAATAGAAGGCGGTGAAAGCACACGAATTTCTCGGTTTATGGAATTTATCAGGAGTAATATCAAACTGTCAGATCAATGTTATACTACATCAGAAATTGCAGATGTAACTAAGAATTGTGAACTACTTGTCTGTGGGAGTGATCAGATATGGAATCCTTTATGGTTTGATGAGGTTTATTGTTTGAATTTTGCAAGGCTAGATCAGAGGAAAATTGCCTATGCACCTAGTGGTGTTTTTGATGAGACACGATCAGAATCTATTGATGTTTATAGGAGAATAGGTGCTCTTATTCGTGATTTTGATTTTGTGGCAGTTAGGGAGTCAAAAAGTGCCTCTATATTGCAAAGGTTTTCATCAAAAAAAATAGGCGTAGCGATAGATCCAACGATGTTATTAACTGCGGATGAATGGAATAATGTAGCAGGTAAACGCATTTGCGAAGAAAAGTATGTATTTTGCTATTCATTGGGAAGAATGCGTCCGCACAAATTATTGATGCATTACTTGATGAAGAAATACCATGCGGAAAAAATTTTATTTATTACATCGGGACATTACGATGAGGAGGATGAATTGGAAACAGAAGGTGTTTTCCATACTGTGGATGATGCTGGTCCAGGGGAATTCATTTCACTAATAAGGGGAGCAGAGGCAGTCTGTACAGATTCTTTTCATGGGATAGCTTTGTCTATTATTTATGAGAAACAGTTCTATATGATAAAACGAAAGGATCCGGACATAGAATTGTGGGGGAGTGCTGAACGTCAGCGTAATTTGCTTCAAAAGGTGGGAATTAACGATGATAGGACTATTAGGTCGATAAAGGAAATCGACGAAATGGCCGATATTAAATATGATGAAGTGGCTGCATATAGAAATGAGCCTTCCATACTGCTTATATAG
- a CDS encoding type I phosphomannose isomerase catalytic subunit, with the protein MIILDTVAHETIWGGQRLMPFAKGEHPNIGHLYSLCCEKGLENHILNGKFKGKVFQEYFLSVRDKYGLSMYDEFPLIIALVEPKMDLSIQVHPDDQMAVNEEHAQYGKNESWYFLDTPESREIYNGCLAASKEEFREKMEQNDVLSVVDRLPVKKGDYVYVEAGTIHALSSGCLLYEIEENSPWTYRIYDYNRIDSEGNKRELHVEKALRALKPQLKSKAYPMGDSPIEERRYVVQRIIYANEYTNVSKTLECITMIEGKCIIENISFTTGTTVVLEPGETLVGDIRHAVMARPK; encoded by the coding sequence GTGATAATATTAGACACTGTTGCACATGAGACTATATGGGGAGGTCAGAGGCTGATGCCTTTTGCAAAAGGAGAACATCCCAACATTGGTCATCTCTATTCTTTATGCTGCGAAAAGGGTTTGGAAAATCATATTTTAAACGGGAAGTTTAAAGGGAAGGTTTTTCAGGAATATTTTTTGAGCGTAAGAGATAAGTACGGATTATCAATGTATGATGAATTCCCGCTTATTATTGCTTTGGTGGAACCTAAGATGGACTTAAGTATCCAGGTTCATCCGGATGACCAAATGGCTGTGAATGAAGAACATGCTCAGTATGGGAAAAATGAATCATGGTATTTTTTAGATACACCTGAAAGCAGAGAGATATATAATGGCTGCTTAGCAGCAAGTAAAGAAGAATTCAGGGAAAAAATGGAGCAGAATGATGTTCTTTCGGTTGTGGACAGATTGCCTGTGAAAAAAGGCGACTATGTTTACGTGGAGGCAGGTACTATACATGCGTTATCATCGGGATGTTTGCTATACGAAATTGAAGAAAATAGTCCATGGACATATCGTATTTACGATTATAATCGAATTGACTCAGAGGGAAACAAGCGTGAACTACATGTGGAAAAAGCTTTAAGAGCATTGAAACCACAACTGAAATCTAAGGCTTATCCCATGGGCGACTCTCCAATTGAAGAAAGACGATATGTAGTACAGCGAATTATTTATGCAAACGAATATACTAATGTAAGTAAAACGTTAGAATGCATTACGATGATAGAAGGAAAATGTATAATAGAGAATATTAGTTTTACAACAGGTACGACAGTGGTATTGGAGCCTGGAGAAACATTAGTTGGAGATATCAGACATGCTGTAATGGCAAGACCGAAGTAA
- a CDS encoding glycosyltransferase family 2 protein gives MISVIIPAYNSENYIRNCLNSVLTQKNADFEVVVINDGSTDKTGDICLAYNLDARFVYREQDNRGQGSARNLGIRIAKGDWLVFLDSDDELCEGALEVISNAISEDESLELICYCYEQNLLDGTLDVSNYSVIPEDNERLIKNVSTFLWDKAIKKQLWQRLEIELDNFFGEDIKAAYLCSAMADGFKIINKPLIKHYLRGCNLSCNSEKVRQIPISLKNVLGTFREKGLFPRFTAGIIRLLASQIINIRESDAFILADEVRKEIEDEILDLFKEIYGYEIVIIGSNDFLWMEDILDSIFFNERIVKSVYETIDKFIIADEDKGCDQQIYLLDFETEARLYRTGTRSEAWLDARLKRKLDELKATIIKRGKAQKIIVLGSDRVKPDFCLLQNLCELEILLGEREDCSIYPKEENKKAFDADSYFDSSFWNRGEQYRYMTNENTLAAWLKIKQTGRSLEEYFIKKGYKKIGIYGIGYIGEMLDKELSEGMVEVTCLMERFARRLGDREIVQIGDKTVSFDVMVVTTANIFYAIKYNIRNCYGEDTEVVSIEDVVYELI, from the coding sequence ATGATAAGTGTAATAATTCCGGCATATAATTCAGAAAACTACATAAGGAACTGTCTTAACAGTGTTCTGACTCAAAAAAACGCCGATTTTGAAGTGGTTGTTATCAATGATGGTTCAACTGATAAAACCGGTGATATCTGTTTGGCGTATAATTTGGATGCCCGATTTGTGTACCGTGAACAGGATAACAGAGGCCAAGGTAGTGCAAGGAATCTTGGTATCCGGATTGCAAAGGGAGATTGGCTTGTTTTTTTGGACTCGGATGATGAATTATGCGAGGGAGCATTAGAGGTTATTTCCAATGCTATTTCGGAGGATGAATCGCTAGAGCTTATCTGCTACTGCTATGAGCAGAATCTATTGGATGGGACATTAGACGTTAGTAATTATTCAGTGATTCCGGAAGATAATGAGAGACTAATAAAAAATGTTTCTACTTTTCTTTGGGATAAAGCGATAAAAAAGCAGCTTTGGCAAAGGCTTGAAATAGAATTGGACAACTTTTTTGGAGAGGATATTAAGGCAGCATACCTTTGTAGTGCCATGGCAGATGGATTTAAGATTATAAACAAGCCGTTGATTAAGCACTATCTTAGGGGATGCAATCTGTCATGTAATTCGGAAAAGGTTCGGCAAATTCCCATAAGTCTGAAAAACGTTCTTGGAACGTTTAGAGAAAAAGGACTGTTTCCAAGATTTACGGCAGGAATCATAAGATTACTTGCAAGTCAAATAATAAATATCCGTGAATCAGATGCGTTTATCCTTGCGGATGAAGTGCGAAAAGAAATCGAAGATGAGATATTAGACCTTTTCAAAGAAATATACGGATATGAAATTGTTATAATTGGCAGCAATGACTTTCTTTGGATGGAGGATATCCTTGACTCTATATTCTTCAATGAGAGAATTGTAAAGTCTGTATATGAGACGATAGATAAATTCATTATTGCTGATGAGGATAAGGGATGCGACCAGCAGATATATCTGTTGGATTTTGAAACGGAAGCTAGGTTATACAGAACAGGGACTAGGTCCGAAGCTTGGCTTGATGCAAGATTAAAACGTAAACTTGATGAATTAAAAGCTACGATAATCAAACGAGGGAAAGCTCAAAAGATCATTGTTTTGGGTAGTGATAGAGTAAAGCCAGATTTTTGTCTGCTTCAAAATCTGTGTGAATTGGAAATCCTTTTGGGAGAGCGCGAGGACTGCTCGATTTATCCCAAGGAGGAAAATAAGAAGGCTTTTGATGCAGATTCATATTTTGACAGCTCGTTTTGGAACAGAGGTGAGCAATACCGCTATATGACAAATGAAAACACGTTAGCAGCTTGGCTCAAAATAAAGCAGACAGGAAGGTCTTTGGAAGAATATTTTATAAAAAAAGGGTACAAGAAAATAGGCATATATGGAATAGGGTATATAGGGGAAATGCTTGACAAAGAGCTTTCTGAAGGCATGGTTGAAGTGACTTGCCTCATGGAACGATTTGCCAGAAGACTCGGAGATAGGGAAATTGTGCAGATAGGTGACAAGACGGTGTCATTTGATGTAATGGTTGTAACGACTGCAAATATTTTTTATGCAATCAAATATAATATTCGAAATTGCTATGGAGAAGATACAGAAGTGGTTTCTATTGAAGATGTAGTTTATGAACTGATTTGA
- a CDS encoding nucleoside-diphosphate sugar epimerase/dehydratase, translating into MRDYLKNAIENLHRYNYSIGHRIYLMGRINHILLIKAILEEKGYAVEGILDNDSKKQGLEVEGVKIFAPGDISKRHDNKIAIIIYSPKYSQSMVKQCEEYGYIEGEDIFVIDKPTLERNKRLVEIGVAKYEELKNKYGNDAIFFYANCPLGDYYLLSLFFRKYCEKNEIKNPVIICNAHTDDTLSKILDLKPTEKLSVLEYEAIATAWIFLGEKEMDIIPMTIWQGSFRFNPCLIRQSEDFTFIDTFKYMVFHLNESDGPDFYDFSDQGFDANGFAAEKGLVPGKTVLISPFSYSLQSLPQENWVKIAQYIISKGYSVAINVGQSGEENFIPGTVSVSLDFTKIVKLMELTAAVIGIRSGFFDITCHAKCKRIVLYPFSNGVRNVWNSTDISFCSLKNMGLTTDAFELEVSGLEDVLKLIDEVLPNI; encoded by the coding sequence ATGCGTGATTATTTAAAGAACGCAATCGAAAATCTGCACCGGTATAACTATAGCATAGGACATAGAATATATCTGATGGGACGCATTAATCATATTTTGTTGATTAAGGCAATACTTGAGGAAAAAGGATATGCTGTAGAAGGAATACTGGATAATGATTCCAAAAAGCAGGGATTGGAAGTTGAAGGAGTTAAGATATTTGCACCTGGTGATATTTCGAAACGGCATGACAACAAAATAGCAATAATTATCTATTCTCCGAAGTATAGTCAGAGCATGGTAAAACAGTGCGAGGAATATGGCTACATTGAAGGAGAGGATATCTTTGTGATAGATAAACCGACGCTCGAAAGAAACAAGCGTCTGGTCGAGATTGGTGTAGCAAAGTACGAAGAACTAAAGAATAAATATGGAAATGATGCAATATTTTTTTACGCAAATTGTCCGTTGGGTGATTATTACTTATTGTCGCTTTTCTTTAGAAAGTACTGTGAAAAGAACGAAATAAAGAACCCGGTAATCATTTGTAATGCTCATACAGATGATACTCTATCTAAGATACTTGACCTTAAACCCACAGAGAAATTATCGGTTCTGGAGTATGAGGCTATTGCGACGGCATGGATTTTTCTTGGCGAAAAAGAAATGGACATTATCCCAATGACTATTTGGCAAGGAAGTTTTAGATTTAATCCGTGTCTTATCAGACAAAGTGAAGACTTTACATTTATTGATACTTTCAAATACATGGTTTTTCACTTGAATGAAAGCGATGGGCCTGATTTTTATGATTTCTCAGATCAAGGTTTTGATGCTAATGGTTTTGCAGCCGAAAAAGGGCTTGTCCCTGGGAAGACGGTATTAATTAGTCCTTTTTCATATTCACTGCAGTCTCTCCCTCAGGAAAATTGGGTGAAAATAGCCCAATACATAATTAGTAAAGGATATAGCGTGGCTATAAATGTTGGACAATCGGGAGAAGAGAACTTTATTCCGGGTACCGTCTCAGTAAGCCTTGATTTTACTAAAATTGTGAAGTTAATGGAGCTTACCGCTGCGGTCATAGGCATTAGAAGCGGATTTTTTGATATAACTTGCCACGCTAAGTGCAAAAGAATAGTATTGTATCCGTTTTCAAACGGGGTGAGGAATGTTTGGAATTCTACGGATATTTCTTTCTGTAGCTTAAAGAACATGGGACTTACTACAGATGCTTTTGAATTGGAAGTAAGTGGGCTTGAAGATGTTTTAAAACTAATTGATGAGGTATTGCCAAATATTTGA
- a CDS encoding NTP transferase domain-containing protein, with protein sequence MEAEYIVVQAGGLGTRLGKLTKNRPKALVPVNNLPIIFHIFKKYKDKKFIVIGDYKYDVLNTYLRTFADVDYLFLKANGKGNGAGIKDAMNYIPDDTPFMLIWCDLILSDDYVFPKESAPCYVGISGDFKCSWRFENGILEKISSVERGVAGCFMFDKKERLMSLPQEGSFTVWLKDSGIPLKDMNMYGSHETGTIEDLIKLDPGENRCRPYNHMEFKDGKVIKTGLTPEGKKLIDRECRWYEKVTEYGFSGIPEIYSLDPLTMKQIKGTNIFRATLDDEQKKRTIDRLVEKIKELHSYEKVSPDYMGLQEDYFTKTIKRINGIRDVIPFNNDEYININGKSCKNVFMFQDELEKDVRDNLFDAEFGPIHGDCTLTNTMIDEDGEIFYIDARGYFGKRKIFGDLYYDWAKLYYSIEGCFDQFNIKNFEFEISDSAVNYQIHESGWEHLTGYFLDTVGDCNLGKIKLIHAIVWLSLASHCWEDYDSMCLAFYNGLYLWNDWIEEYRSGKVK encoded by the coding sequence ATGGAGGCAGAATACATAGTTGTACAGGCAGGCGGACTTGGTACTAGGCTTGGAAAACTCACAAAGAACCGCCCGAAGGCACTGGTTCCTGTAAACAATCTACCGATAATATTTCATATCTTTAAAAAGTATAAAGACAAAAAGTTTATTGTCATAGGGGATTACAAATATGATGTCTTAAATACTTATTTAAGGACATTTGCAGATGTTGACTATTTATTTTTAAAAGCTAATGGGAAGGGAAATGGTGCCGGAATTAAAGATGCAATGAATTATATTCCTGATGACACACCTTTTATGCTTATTTGGTGTGACCTGATCTTGTCTGATGATTATGTGTTCCCTAAAGAATCTGCACCATGTTATGTTGGGATATCAGGCGATTTTAAATGCAGCTGGAGATTTGAAAACGGAATTCTTGAGAAAATCAGTTCTGTGGAACGTGGCGTCGCAGGATGCTTCATGTTTGATAAGAAGGAAAGGCTTATGAGTCTTCCGCAAGAAGGAAGCTTTACAGTATGGTTAAAGGACAGCGGCATTCCACTTAAAGATATGAATATGTATGGCTCTCATGAAACCGGTACAATAGAAGATTTAATAAAATTAGATCCCGGAGAAAATCGATGCAGACCATATAATCATATGGAATTTAAAGATGGAAAAGTCATTAAGACCGGACTTACTCCTGAGGGAAAAAAACTTATAGACAGAGAGTGCAGATGGTATGAAAAAGTAACAGAGTATGGATTTAGCGGAATTCCTGAGATATATAGCCTGGATCCGCTTACAATGAAACAGATAAAAGGAACCAATATATTTAGGGCAACTCTGGATGATGAGCAGAAGAAACGTACTATCGATAGACTTGTCGAAAAGATAAAAGAACTTCATTCATACGAGAAAGTATCTCCGGATTACATGGGACTCCAGGAGGACTACTTCACTAAAACTATAAAGAGAATAAATGGTATACGAGATGTTATTCCGTTTAATAATGATGAATATATAAATATCAACGGAAAAAGTTGTAAAAATGTCTTTATGTTTCAGGACGAACTGGAAAAGGATGTAAGGGATAATCTGTTTGATGCTGAGTTTGGACCGATACATGGCGATTGCACATTGACAAACACCATGATAGATGAAGATGGTGAAATTTTTTATATCGATGCAAGAGGGTACTTTGGCAAACGGAAAATATTCGGGGATCTTTATTATGACTGGGCAAAGCTATATTACTCAATAGAGGGCTGTTTTGATCAATTTAATATCAAGAATTTTGAATTTGAAATATCTGACAGTGCGGTTAACTATCAAATACATGAGAGCGGATGGGAACATTTAACAGGTTACTTCCTTGATACAGTTGGTGATTGTAATCTTGGAAAGATTAAATTGATTCATGCCATAGTGTGGTTGTCTTTGGCAAGTCATTGTTGGGAAGATTATGATTCAATGTGCCTTGCTTTTTATAATGGCTTATACTTATGGAACGATTGGATAGAAGAATATAGAAGTGGAAAGGTGAAATAA
- a CDS encoding radical SAM protein translates to MRKNYIIGVGKRQKDFEYVFNDIAIDGYINEEEVSLDGLTPENAFVYICSSDILMAKKVLQSSGFIEYKDFIEVTELFKSLDFDLKRVSSNKTIIIWGKGFGFRDLLSHCPNVLDSVGAIIDNAATDGEVISGIPVYKANDFPFNDGCFFIVTVREQFRDVERELLKRGIKRENFVFYDRLILKPSELLLKTYLDKQYQEDVPICSAAFEFFQIHENGNMGFCCPSWNSSYSGNLYWDHFDEAYYSIFSRIFWLSVINRTYTFCNWEQCPMLQNFSKICKCDERDVKNPEYCIKPSMPKVLAINIDKRCNLYCASCRNAIYIPSDREIDNTKQLVEIVKKEVLINDIKKLLYAGNGEVFLCDTYRELIKSGKSKQSLMLLSNGNLFTLQKFEEYTKGYEKVGISISIDAASKSTYEKVRRGGNWERLIRNLEEIGKLRKRNVIETFHINFVISAVNVHEVKAVIALAKKLGADCVNFTRLVNWGTYTDKEFDDYSIVDEKGLLKDKFKEYLSGPEIGDSVANFCNLVCVTKEFGGDAILAISDYKIKDLGICE, encoded by the coding sequence ATGAGAAAAAATTATATAATTGGTGTTGGAAAGCGTCAAAAAGATTTTGAGTATGTGTTTAATGATATAGCTATAGATGGATATATAAATGAGGAAGAAGTTAGCTTAGATGGGTTAACTCCTGAAAATGCGTTTGTATATATCTGTTCTTCGGATATCCTAATGGCAAAAAAAGTTTTGCAGAGTAGCGGTTTTATAGAATACAAAGACTTTATAGAGGTTACAGAATTATTTAAAAGTTTAGATTTTGATTTAAAAAGAGTGTCTAGTAATAAAACAATAATTATATGGGGAAAGGGATTTGGATTTAGAGACTTGCTAAGTCATTGTCCTAATGTGCTTGATAGTGTTGGAGCTATAATTGATAATGCTGCAACTGATGGAGAAGTAATCAGTGGTATCCCTGTTTATAAAGCAAATGATTTTCCTTTTAATGATGGGTGTTTTTTTATTGTTACTGTGCGTGAACAATTTAGAGATGTTGAGAGAGAACTGTTGAAAAGGGGAATTAAGAGAGAAAATTTTGTTTTTTATGATAGATTAATTCTTAAGCCTTCTGAATTATTATTGAAAACCTATTTGGATAAACAATATCAAGAAGATGTACCAATATGCAGTGCTGCATTTGAATTTTTTCAGATACATGAGAATGGGAATATGGGTTTCTGTTGCCCGTCGTGGAATTCCTCTTATAGCGGAAATCTATATTGGGATCATTTTGATGAAGCTTATTATTCCATCTTCTCAAGAATCTTTTGGCTTTCTGTTATAAATAGAACATATACATTCTGTAATTGGGAACAGTGTCCTATGCTACAAAATTTCTCCAAAATTTGTAAATGTGATGAAAGAGATGTGAAGAATCCTGAATATTGTATTAAACCATCCATGCCAAAAGTGTTGGCTATAAATATTGATAAAAGATGTAATCTCTATTGCGCTTCGTGTAGGAATGCAATATATATTCCGTCGGATAGAGAAATCGATAATACAAAACAATTAGTCGAAATAGTAAAAAAAGAAGTGCTTATAAATGATATAAAAAAACTTTTATATGCTGGAAACGGAGAGGTGTTTTTATGTGATACATATAGAGAGCTGATTAAATCGGGTAAAAGCAAACAATCGTTGATGTTGCTGTCCAACGGAAATCTTTTTACACTTCAAAAATTTGAGGAATATACAAAAGGTTATGAAAAGGTTGGAATCAGTATTTCGATTGACGCGGCATCTAAATCAACATATGAAAAAGTTCGTAGAGGAGGAAATTGGGAAAGACTAATTAGAAATCTTGAAGAAATTGGTAAACTTAGAAAGCGTAACGTGATTGAGACGTTTCATATCAATTTTGTGATATCTGCTGTTAATGTTCATGAGGTAAAGGCAGTAATTGCATTAGCCAAGAAGTTAGGAGCTGATTGTGTGAATTTTACTAGATTGGTTAACTGGGGAACATATACGGATAAAGAATTCGATGATTATAGCATCGTAGATGAGAAAGGCTTGCTTAAAGATAAGTTTAAAGAATACTTGTCTGGTCCGGAAATAGGAGATTCCGTTGCAAACTTTTGTAATTTGGTATGCGTTACCAAGGAATTTGGTGGAGATGCAATTTTGGCAATTTCGGATTACAAGATTAAAGATTTGGGTATATGTGAATGA
- a CDS encoding FkbM family methyltransferase, with protein sequence MFDAELVEKTKIVEAILEDDLSRDVFRYRLFANLSSDVRFIHALLKKYELMDFDNAFYMWNKIRDHYDIYSKYDVITFLKTREIKKDVVLFGAGHDCPMYISLLDAAAILPVAIIDNYANDNKLCGIKIYRPKDYYGLEEATVIITSRINAKSMYEELRSRGVPKEHIFVPDVNALYIFNQREYFDSDIWTGGENEVYVDAGAYNLSTVKDFAEFAQSCDRVLAFEPDRLNYELCLDKQRETNVKNLEIINKGLWECDTVLHFKRGGDNGTGTAVCEEDDSAISSVPVCSLDSVLNGGRCSFIKMDIEGSELMALKGAKETIKRYNPRLAICLYHKPEDLIDIPLYIHGLVPNYKLKIRHYSTWFYDTVLYAYL encoded by the coding sequence ATGTTTGATGCTGAGTTGGTTGAAAAAACAAAAATAGTTGAAGCCATTTTGGAGGATGACTTGTCAAGAGATGTTTTTAGGTATAGGCTATTCGCTAATTTATCATCGGATGTTAGGTTTATTCATGCATTGTTGAAAAAATATGAACTGATGGATTTTGACAATGCATTTTATATGTGGAACAAAATTAGAGATCATTATGACATCTATTCTAAATATGATGTGATTACATTTTTGAAAACAAGAGAAATAAAGAAAGATGTAGTTCTTTTTGGTGCGGGGCATGATTGTCCGATGTATATTTCACTGTTAGATGCTGCCGCAATTCTACCAGTGGCAATAATTGATAACTATGCAAATGACAACAAACTCTGTGGAATTAAAATATATCGACCTAAAGATTATTATGGTTTGGAAGAAGCAACTGTGATTATTACCTCAAGAATAAACGCTAAGTCAATGTATGAGGAACTTAGATCTAGAGGAGTGCCTAAAGAACACATTTTCGTTCCTGACGTAAATGCGTTATATATATTTAATCAGAGGGAGTACTTTGATAGTGATATATGGACTGGAGGTGAAAATGAAGTATATGTAGATGCTGGGGCTTACAATTTATCTACAGTGAAAGATTTTGCAGAGTTTGCGCAAAGTTGTGATAGAGTTTTAGCGTTTGAGCCAGATAGACTAAATTATGAACTATGTTTAGATAAGCAGAGGGAGACAAATGTCAAGAATCTTGAAATAATAAATAAAGGACTTTGGGAATGTGATACAGTGCTTCATTTTAAAAGAGGTGGTGATAATGGCACTGGAACAGCGGTCTGTGAAGAGGATGATAGTGCGATAAGCAGTGTCCCGGTATGTTCTCTTGATAGTGTGCTTAATGGTGGTAGGTGCTCGTTTATTAAAATGGATATTGAGGGGTCTGAACTAATGGCACTAAAAGGTGCAAAGGAAACGATAAAGCGATATAATCCAAGACTTGCAATCTGTCTTTATCATAAGCCGGAGGATTTAATAGATATTCCACTATATATTCACGGTCTTGTTCCGAATTATAAGTTAAAAATCAGACATTATTCTACATGGTTTTATGATACAGTGTTGTACGCATATCTTTAA